The genomic stretch GTCGCGCGCACGACTGGGCACCGACTTCGCGGACGCCCTGCTGCTCGACCAGGCGGCGACCGGCGCGTACGCCCGCAGCCTCGGTTGGCAGCCGTCCCGGCCGACCCTCGTCGAGGAACTCCGGAACGGCTACCGCGCCGACTGACCCGACGACACCCGGTCACCGCGCCCAGTGTGGAACTGACGAGGAGACGGACGGGAGGCCCGTGGCAGATCCGCCACGGGCCTCCCGTCCGTCTCACGGAACGTCAGGACCCGCCCGATCGGCGGGCGGCCCGGTCGTGGACCGCGCCACCGTCACCGCGCAGAGGAACCAGGCTGGCGCACCACCACGCGACTACCGAAGCGGTCCGGTCAGGCCGTCGGACCGCGCCGACTGGGCAGTCCGACGCACCACGCCGACGAGCCTGGCCAGCGCCGAGGTCAGTCGAACGAGTTCGTCATCGCGTGGGCTGCACGGTCCAGGTAGCCCCACAGCTCGGCCTCGTCGAGCGGGGCGAGGCCGAGCGACTCGACCGCGTCGTGCATGTGCCGTAGCCAGTGCTCGCGGGCCTCGGGCGTGATGTGGAACGGGTTGTGCCGCATCCGCAGCCGGGGGTGCCCGCGCTGCTCGCTGTACGTCGACGGTCCGCCCCAGTACTGCTGCAGGAACTGCGACAGTCGCCAGATCGCGCCGTCGAGGTCCTCGGCCGGGTACATCGGCCAGATGACCTCGTCCTGCTGCACACCCTCGTAGAAGCGGCGCACCAGGCGGTCGAAGGTCGGGGCGCCGCCGATGCGGTCGAAGAGCGAGCCGCTCGCCGCCGCACCACCGAGGCCGACGCGGAGCGTGACGGGCTGCGCGGGCACGCCGCCGACGCCACCGGCACCGGCAACGCCGCCGAGGCCAGACCCACCGGTCCCAGGCTCACCGGTCGGCGGGCCGATGGGCAGTGACGGTCCGGTCATGGTGAGTCCTCGTGGTCGGTGCTGGGTTCGTCCCCGGTGCGGATGGGACGCCCGAAGACGTTCCGCCGTTGGCTGCGTGACCTGGTCGGCGCCGGGACGGGTGCGGTCCGCACCGGGCGCAGGCCGTTCACCGACGTGGCGTTCTCCCACCCGGCGGGCATGATCATCGACATCGCCGGCAGGGTCACGCCGAGTTCGTCGACGCTGTGCTTCAGCCGGATCCGGAGTTCACGGCCGACGACGTCGAGTTCGGAGGCGCGGGTCTTCACGACGAGACGGAACACCATGCCGGTGTCGGTGATCGACTGCAGCCCCCAGATCTCGGGCTTCTCCACGATCCGCTGGCGCCACCGGGGCTCCTGCGACATGGTGACGGCCGCGTGGAGCAGGGCGTCCTGCACGGCGTCGATGTCCGTGTCGTAGGGAACGGTGATGTCGACCAGGACGCGGGACCAGCCCTGGGACAGGTTGCCGACGCGGAGGATCTGGCCGTTCGGCACGAACCAGAGGATCCCGTTGACGTCGCGGATCTGCATGACGCGCAGCCCGACGCTCTCGACGATGCCGGTGGCCTGCCCGGTGTCGACGACGTCGCCGACGCCGGCCTGGTCCTCGAGGATCATGAAGATGCCGGACAGGATGTCGCGGACGATGCTCTGCGCACCGACCGCCAGGCCGGCGGCGACGACCGAGGCGCCACCGACGATGCCGACGGCGGCGGTGGGGAACACCGTCGAGATGACGATGGCGAACGCGAT from Curtobacterium sp. MCLR17_032 encodes the following:
- a CDS encoding globin encodes the protein MTGPSLPIGPPTGEPGTGGSGLGGVAGAGGVGGVPAQPVTLRVGLGGAAASGSLFDRIGGAPTFDRLVRRFYEGVQQDEVIWPMYPAEDLDGAIWRLSQFLQQYWGGPSTYSEQRGHPRLRMRHNPFHITPEAREHWLRHMHDAVESLGLAPLDEAELWGYLDRAAHAMTNSFD
- a CDS encoding mechanosensitive ion channel family protein, whose protein sequence is MLLAADSPDVSKWASNTFTQFVDTWHVPITIVVVLLAAVILRLILRRTIKQVVDRIVNGVKKRQGAADTQALVASPLQTARVVQRTRTLGSVLENLATVVVAVIAFAIVISTVFPTAAVGIVGGASVVAAGLAVGAQSIVRDILSGIFMILEDQAGVGDVVDTGQATGIVESVGLRVMQIRDVNGILWFVPNGQILRVGNLSQGWSRVLVDITVPYDTDIDAVQDALLHAAVTMSQEPRWRQRIVEKPEIWGLQSITDTGMVFRLVVKTRASELDVVGRELRIRLKHSVDELGVTLPAMSMIMPAGWENATSVNGLRPVRTAPVPAPTRSRSQRRNVFGRPIRTGDEPSTDHEDSP